A single genomic interval of Nitratidesulfovibrio sp. SRB-5 harbors:
- a CDS encoding UbiD family decarboxylase encodes MTYRNLSACVADLERHKHLVRIDAEVDANLEMAAIQRRAYRAGAPAMLFTRVKGCRFPMLANLFGTMERTKFIFRDTLRAVEGIFRLKLDPFDAFRHPLRYTGVPRALWSMLPKSVSDGPVLRHRCAISDLPRLISWPMDGGGYVTLPQVYTESPDAPGPMQSNIGMYRVQLDGPDYEKDREVGLHYQIHRGIGYHHAQALRRGEPLKVNIFVGGPPAMTLAAVMPLPEGLAEILFAGAMAGFRIPMVRQSHRTGGLPILAEADFCICGTIAPYQKPEGPFGDHLGYYSLAHDFPVLRVDAVHHRPDAIWPFTTVGRPPQEDTVFGDFIHQLTAALVPQVFAGVREIHAVDAAGVHPLLLAIGSERYVPYAGERQPQELITCGMALLGSTQTSLSKYVLIMAHEDAPSMSTHDFPGFFTHMLERTDFTRDLHFVTRTTIDTLDYTGISLNQGSKLVWAAAGPRKRQLADTLPGDLPLDARSEDGGLAAAGGSFGDPRLFGRGIVVLRGPKHTARRDEHDPAMHALAARLAHAHGLDGLPLFVVVDDPAFTAANWENFLWVVFTRSDPATDMYGAGEFTHCKHWGCTGPLVIDARLKSFHAPALETDPDVERRVDALAAPGGPLHGYL; translated from the coding sequence GTGACCTACCGCAATCTTTCCGCCTGCGTGGCCGACCTTGAACGCCACAAGCACCTCGTGCGCATCGACGCAGAGGTGGACGCCAACCTCGAAATGGCCGCCATCCAGCGCCGCGCCTACCGCGCGGGCGCGCCCGCCATGCTGTTCACGCGGGTGAAGGGCTGCCGCTTTCCCATGTTGGCCAACCTGTTCGGCACCATGGAGCGCACGAAGTTCATCTTTCGCGATACGTTGCGCGCCGTGGAAGGCATCTTCCGCCTGAAGCTGGACCCCTTCGACGCCTTCCGCCACCCCCTGCGCTACACCGGCGTGCCGCGCGCCCTGTGGTCCATGCTGCCGAAATCGGTGTCCGACGGCCCGGTGCTGCGCCACCGCTGCGCCATCAGCGACCTGCCGCGCCTGATCTCGTGGCCCATGGACGGCGGCGGCTACGTCACCCTGCCGCAGGTGTACACCGAAAGCCCCGACGCACCCGGCCCCATGCAGTCCAACATCGGCATGTACCGCGTGCAGCTGGACGGCCCGGACTACGAGAAGGACCGCGAGGTGGGCCTGCACTACCAGATCCACCGGGGCATCGGGTACCACCACGCCCAGGCCCTGCGCCGGGGCGAACCGCTGAAGGTGAACATCTTCGTGGGCGGCCCCCCCGCCATGACCCTGGCCGCCGTCATGCCCCTGCCGGAAGGCCTTGCCGAAATCCTGTTCGCGGGGGCCATGGCGGGCTTCCGCATTCCCATGGTACGCCAATCCCACAGAACGGGCGGCCTGCCCATTCTGGCAGAGGCCGACTTCTGCATCTGCGGCACCATCGCCCCGTACCAGAAGCCGGAAGGCCCCTTCGGCGACCACCTTGGCTACTACAGCCTGGCGCACGACTTTCCCGTGCTGCGGGTGGACGCGGTGCACCACCGCCCGGACGCCATCTGGCCGTTCACCACGGTGGGTCGCCCCCCGCAGGAAGACACCGTGTTCGGCGACTTCATCCACCAGCTTACCGCCGCCCTTGTGCCGCAGGTATTCGCGGGCGTCCGCGAAATCCACGCCGTGGACGCCGCCGGGGTGCACCCCCTGCTGCTGGCCATCGGCAGCGAGCGCTACGTGCCCTACGCCGGTGAACGCCAGCCGCAGGAACTCATCACCTGCGGCATGGCCCTGCTGGGCTCCACCCAGACCTCGCTTTCCAAGTACGTGCTTATCATGGCCCACGAGGACGCGCCCTCCATGTCCACGCACGACTTTCCCGGCTTCTTCACGCACATGCTGGAGCGCACCGACTTCACCCGCGACCTGCACTTCGTCACCCGCACCACCATCGACACCCTGGACTACACCGGCATCAGCCTGAACCAGGGTTCCAAGCTGGTGTGGGCGGCGGCGGGCCCGCGCAAGCGGCAACTGGCCGACACCCTGCCCGGCGACCTGCCGCTGGATGCGCGATCGGAAGATGGCGGCCTTGCCGCTGCGGGCGGCAGTTTCGGCGATCCGCGCCTGTTCGGCAGGGGCATTGTGGTGCTGCGCGGGCCGAAACATACGGCAAGGCGCGACGAGCACGACCCGGCCATGCACGCCCTGGCCGCACGGCTGGCCCATGCGCACGGGCTGGACGGCCTGCCCCTGTTCGTGGTGGTGGACGACCCGGCCTTTACCGCCGCCAACTGGGAAAACTTCCTGTGGGTGGTCTTCACCCGGTCCGACCCGGCCACCGACATGTACGGCGCGGGCGAATTCACCCACTGCAAGCACTGGGGCTGCACCGGCCCGCTGGTCATCGACGCGCGGCTGAAGTCGTTCCACGCCCCGGCGCTGGAAACCGACCCCGACGTGGAGCGCCGCGTGGACGCGCTGGCCGCGCCCGGCGGCCCGCTGCACGGGTACCTGTAG
- a CDS encoding tetratricopeptide repeat protein: METGIFKGVYSSVEPRQAGRPGGGVPGRSAARKRYWFVWEHDAGGFVVQPLSASMEPTGERRAVSTAELARGYAFEPDILAVPIRTAPMAAAYGEREEASRGAASAQAAPVRKDAANPANPVKPSSGGIQASGMATGRDATRRSGDIAGHEVGAQTERALRADFATALAQLRRGDRDRAVRALERLAETPGEFVPAHRHMFTDFGINLRKSKLPRIAIRHHLRALDLSPDDSHVHFNIARAYYDMGDMDRAERHLRASLDLTPDLDPSRRFLDFLLERKGGAANVDGTAPKAAR; the protein is encoded by the coding sequence ATGGAGACCGGCATCTTCAAGGGCGTCTATTCCAGCGTCGAGCCACGCCAGGCTGGCAGGCCCGGCGGTGGCGTACCGGGGCGCAGCGCCGCGCGCAAGCGCTACTGGTTCGTGTGGGAGCACGACGCGGGCGGGTTCGTGGTGCAGCCCCTGTCGGCCAGCATGGAACCCACGGGCGAGCGCCGTGCCGTCAGCACGGCGGAACTGGCGCGCGGCTACGCCTTCGAGCCGGACATCCTTGCCGTGCCGATCAGGACCGCGCCCATGGCAGCCGCCTACGGAGAGCGCGAGGAGGCAAGCCGTGGCGCGGCCTCTGCCCAGGCTGCGCCAGTCCGGAAAGATGCGGCTAATCCGGCCAATCCGGTTAAGCCGTCCAGTGGCGGCATTCAGGCATCGGGCATGGCGACCGGGCGCGATGCCACCCGCCGTTCCGGCGATATCGCCGGGCACGAGGTGGGCGCGCAGACCGAACGTGCGCTGCGGGCAGACTTCGCCACTGCGCTGGCCCAACTGCGGCGCGGCGACCGCGACCGCGCCGTGCGCGCGCTGGAGCGGCTGGCCGAGACCCCCGGCGAATTCGTGCCTGCCCATCGCCACATGTTCACCGATTTCGGCATCAACCTGCGCAAGAGCAAGCTGCCGCGCATTGCCATCCGGCATCACCTGCGCGCACTGGACCTTTCGCCGGACGACAGCCACGTGCATTTCAACATCGCCCGTGCCTACTACGACATGGGCGACATGGACCGGGCGGAACGGCATCTGCGCGCATCGCTGGACCTGACGCCCGACCTCGATCCCTCGCGCCGCTTTCTCGACTTCCTGCTGGAGCGGAAGGGCGGCGCCGCCAACGTTGATGGGACGGCCCCCAAGGCCGCCCGGTAA
- a CDS encoding UTP--glucose-1-phosphate uridylyltransferase, whose product MPHSGPELLTRPAAPSIAPARIPDADADTGMCTVPMQPFATKMARAGLPSPLVALFASYLEELACGSTGLIPESDILPVGRDDLPLLEDLAPYAATGRARLREAACIKLNGGLGTSMGMTHAKSLLPAKDGATFLELIVRQAEHQRRTHGGPSPLLFMNSFSTHQDTLRALDVLGLQHAGRPGTFLQHRFPKVSRATLLPVEYPENPDLEWNPPGHGDLYAALALSGHLARLLESGRRYALISNADNLGATLDPAILGYLMEEDIPFLMECAPRTPSDRKGGHLARSRHGGLVLRELAQCPDGDLPRFQDIVRYGLFNTNNIWLDLRALRQHIDEHGLLRLPMIRNPKTVNPRDPDSEKVWQVETAMGAAISLFPGARAIVTRRERFLPVKKCSDLLVLWSDRTLLEPGGQVRPNPACSTPGVLVELDGAHYGTWDRLMARFPHGAPSLLHCDALAVHGDVLFGGNVTARGRVVVRNPSCMQAVIPHGTVLEGDVHL is encoded by the coding sequence ATGCCCCATTCCGGCCCCGAGTTGCTGACCCGGCCCGCCGCCCCCTCCATAGCCCCCGCCCGCATCCCCGATGCGGACGCGGACACCGGCATGTGCACCGTTCCCATGCAGCCCTTTGCCACCAAGATGGCCCGCGCCGGTCTGCCTTCCCCGCTGGTGGCGCTGTTCGCCTCCTACCTGGAGGAACTGGCCTGCGGCAGCACCGGACTGATCCCCGAGTCGGACATCCTGCCCGTGGGCCGCGACGACCTGCCGCTGCTGGAAGACCTGGCCCCCTACGCCGCCACCGGACGCGCCCGCCTGCGCGAAGCCGCCTGCATCAAGCTGAACGGCGGCCTTGGCACCAGCATGGGCATGACCCACGCCAAGTCGCTGCTGCCCGCCAAGGACGGGGCCACCTTTCTCGAACTCATCGTGCGCCAGGCCGAGCACCAGCGCCGTACCCACGGCGGACCATCGCCCCTGCTGTTCATGAACAGCTTCTCCACCCACCAGGACACCCTGCGCGCGCTGGACGTGCTGGGCCTGCAACATGCCGGCAGGCCGGGCACCTTTTTGCAGCACCGCTTTCCCAAGGTGTCCCGGGCAACCCTGCTGCCCGTGGAGTACCCGGAAAACCCGGACCTGGAATGGAACCCGCCCGGCCACGGCGACCTGTACGCCGCCCTGGCCCTGTCCGGGCACCTTGCCCGGCTGCTGGAATCGGGCCGCCGCTACGCGCTCATCTCCAACGCGGACAATCTGGGCGCCACGCTGGACCCGGCCATTCTCGGCTACCTCATGGAAGAGGACATCCCCTTCCTGATGGAATGCGCGCCGCGCACCCCGTCCGACCGCAAGGGCGGCCACCTGGCCCGCTCGCGCCACGGGGGGCTGGTGCTGCGCGAACTGGCCCAGTGTCCGGACGGTGATCTGCCCCGCTTCCAGGACATCGTGCGGTACGGCCTGTTCAACACCAACAACATCTGGCTGGACCTGCGCGCCCTGCGCCAGCACATCGACGAACACGGCCTGCTGCGCCTGCCCATGATCCGCAACCCCAAGACCGTGAACCCCCGCGACCCCGATTCGGAAAAGGTCTGGCAGGTGGAAACGGCCATGGGCGCGGCCATCTCGCTGTTCCCCGGGGCGCGGGCCATCGTCACCCGGCGCGAACGCTTTCTGCCGGTGAAAAAATGCAGCGACCTGCTGGTGCTGTGGTCCGACCGCACCCTGCTGGAGCCCGGCGGTCAGGTGCGGCCCAACCCCGCCTGCTCCACCCCCGGCGTGCTGGTGGAACTGGATGGCGCGCACTATGGCACGTGGGACCGGCTGATGGCCCGCTTTCCGCACGGGGCGCCATCGCTGCTGCACTGCGATGCACTGGCCGTGCACGGCGATGTGCTGTTCGGCGGCAACGTCACCGCGCGCGGGCGGGTGGTGGTGCGCAACCCCTCATGCATGCAGGCCGTCATTCCCCACGGAACGGTGCTGGAAGGCGACGTGCACCTGTAA
- a CDS encoding heavy-metal-associated domain-containing protein translates to MPSVTVKGMSCNHCKMSVTKAVAGVSGVKDVDVSLEKGEAAWTESAPVDVDAVKAAIRKAGFDVE, encoded by the coding sequence ATGCCCAGCGTTACCGTGAAGGGAATGTCGTGCAATCATTGCAAGATGTCCGTAACCAAGGCCGTTGCCGGAGTTTCCGGCGTCAAGGACGTGGACGTCAGCCTTGAAAAGGGCGAGGCCGCATGGACCGAATCGGCCCCGGTGGACGTGGACGCCGTGAAGGCAGCCATCCGCAAGGCCGGATTCGACGTGGAGTAG
- a CDS encoding rubrerythrin family protein, translated as MSKTYENMMAAFAGESQANRKYLAFAKQADKEGLPQVAKLFRAAAEAETIHAHGHLRNAGKIGSTLDNLKAAIDGETYEFTKMYPQMIAEAEAEGEKVPARYFGWANAVEEVHANLYKKALENPSALADVDYYVCSVCGYTHEGPHDNKCPICNAAASAFYKVA; from the coding sequence ATGAGCAAGACCTACGAGAACATGATGGCGGCCTTTGCCGGTGAATCCCAGGCCAACCGCAAGTACCTTGCCTTCGCCAAGCAGGCGGACAAGGAAGGCCTGCCCCAGGTCGCCAAGCTGTTCCGCGCCGCCGCCGAGGCGGAAACCATTCACGCCCACGGCCACCTGCGCAACGCGGGCAAGATCGGTTCCACCCTCGACAACCTGAAGGCCGCCATCGACGGCGAAACCTACGAATTCACCAAGATGTACCCGCAGATGATCGCCGAGGCCGAAGCCGAAGGCGAAAAGGTGCCCGCGCGCTACTTCGGTTGGGCCAACGCCGTTGAAGAGGTGCACGCCAACCTCTACAAGAAGGCGCTGGAAAACCCCTCCGCCCTGGCCGACGTGGACTACTACGTGTGTTCCGTGTGCGGCTACACCCATGAAGGCCCGCACGACAACAAGTGCCCCATCTGCAACGCCGCGGCGTCCGCGTTCTACAAGGTCGCCTAG
- a CDS encoding AMIN domain-containing protein has translation MNKTIAMLIPTVVLFAMALILFNHFGSGDEKPAPVEGPSVQAPMQAPTQGQPQPGQPGMPYFEQGGQGALAPGQSGGQPGGTMTETPAGMVSPGEGEPAATPPGASASAEPRTALGRMASKSGADLATPLESKKKEPVKGTDKGTEKAAPARQAEKAAPAPAKAEKTEKATPAAKPQAAAPAPAAQPAPAKAAAAPASPQTAKGDHAITSATIKFSGSTAILHLQGDAPIQYKYIVLPNPDRLALDLVGAWSVSAPAVPSNRVIEKVRVGRYGENTRIVLDLKAAPTKHEVVKSGDKGIEVRVQ, from the coding sequence ATGAACAAAACCATCGCCATGCTGATCCCCACCGTCGTGCTGTTCGCCATGGCGCTCATCCTGTTCAACCATTTCGGCTCCGGCGACGAAAAGCCCGCCCCGGTGGAAGGCCCCTCGGTGCAGGCCCCGATGCAGGCCCCGACGCAGGGGCAGCCCCAACCGGGGCAGCCGGGCATGCCCTACTTCGAACAGGGCGGGCAGGGCGCTCTGGCCCCCGGCCAGTCCGGCGGACAGCCCGGCGGCACGATGACCGAAACCCCGGCAGGCATGGTTTCTCCCGGCGAGGGAGAGCCCGCCGCCACGCCGCCAGGGGCGTCCGCGTCCGCCGAACCGCGCACCGCGCTGGGCCGCATGGCCTCCAAGTCTGGTGCCGACCTTGCCACCCCGCTGGAAAGCAAGAAAAAGGAACCGGTAAAGGGCACCGACAAGGGCACGGAAAAGGCCGCTCCGGCCAGGCAGGCAGAGAAAGCGGCCCCGGCCCCGGCCAAGGCAGAAAAAACGGAAAAGGCCACCCCCGCCGCCAAGCCGCAGGCAGCCGCTCCCGCTCCCGCTGCCCAGCCCGCTCCGGCCAAGGCCGCTGCCGCCCCTGCATCGCCGCAGACGGCCAAGGGCGACCATGCCATCACCTCGGCCACCATCAAGTTCTCGGGCAGTACGGCCATCCTGCACCTGCAAGGCGATGCGCCCATCCAGTACAAGTACATTGTTCTGCCCAACCCCGACCGGCTGGCCCTGGACCTCGTCGGCGCGTGGTCGGTATCCGCGCCCGCGGTGCCGTCCAACCGGGTCATCGAAAAGGTGCGCGTGGGCCGCTACGGCGAGAACACCCGCATCGTGCTGGACCTGAAGGCCGCGCCCACCAAGCATGAAGTGGTCAAGAGCGGAGACAAGGGGATAGAGGTCCGCGTCCAGTAG
- the hypB gene encoding hydrogenase nickel incorporation protein HypB, translated as MEIPVVRNVLEANDKMAVQLKSLFARHGILVLNMISSPGAGKTSVLERTLSDLRGEFRMAVIEGDLQTDNDARRVAATGAKAVQINTDGGCHLDSNMILEALSNFDLAEIDILFIENVGNLVCPVEFDCGEDHKVALLSVTEGDDKPEKYPLLFNLSKVMLLNKVDLLPYVDFDVERAKRFATHLNKELTIFPMSCRSGEGLEGWYDWLRTARAAKRG; from the coding sequence GTGGAAATACCCGTGGTCAGGAACGTGCTGGAAGCCAACGACAAGATGGCCGTACAACTGAAAAGCCTGTTTGCCCGGCACGGCATTCTGGTCCTGAACATGATCAGTTCGCCCGGCGCGGGCAAGACCTCGGTGCTCGAGCGCACCCTGTCCGACCTGCGCGGCGAATTCCGCATGGCGGTCATCGAGGGCGACCTGCAAACCGACAACGACGCCCGCCGCGTGGCAGCCACCGGCGCCAAGGCCGTGCAGATCAACACCGACGGCGGCTGCCATCTGGACAGCAACATGATTCTCGAAGCGCTGTCCAACTTCGACCTCGCGGAAATCGACATCCTGTTCATCGAGAACGTGGGCAACCTGGTCTGCCCGGTGGAATTCGACTGCGGCGAAGACCACAAGGTGGCCCTGCTCAGCGTGACCGAGGGCGACGACAAGCCCGAGAAATACCCGCTGCTGTTCAATCTTTCCAAGGTAATGCTGCTGAACAAGGTGGACCTGCTGCCCTACGTGGACTTTGACGTGGAGCGGGCCAAGCGCTTTGCCACGCACCTGAACAAGGAACTGACCATCTTCCCCATGTCCTGCCGCAGCGGCGAAGGGCTGGAAGGCTGGTACGACTGGCTGCGCACGGCGCGGGCCGCCAAGCGCGGGTAG
- a CDS encoding heavy metal translocating P-type ATPase, whose product MTTPEELPGVSQQSAPASGTSPVPEGAVAPDQSRPDLTRQTLPVRGMTCAVCAGRIERMVGQMDGVSRISVNLATETMDVAWNPAALHLDDIAERVKDLGFEAVLPDPASTAGQDDGLLRYAVRGMHCAACSARIERAVGQMEGVAAVTVSLATETAQVTPAPGLGPDATDALAAAIPARIADLGFSAERILPRQDAGTALWEAQREEAAARLARMRGKLAREFAFTVPLLVLSMGHMAGLPLPAWLDPHHAPLAFALAQLLLTLPVMWFGRDFYRIGFGNLARRAPNMDSLVAVGTGAAFAYSLWNTVEIGLGVEVARRVMDLYYESAAVLIALVSLGKYFELRSRTRTSEAIKALMELAPDTALRMEGGEAREVPVASVRAGDRLLVRPGARIAVDGVVEEGTSSVDEAMLTGESLPVTKNPGDAVAGGTINRHGSFVMRAERVGADTVLARIIRLVQDAQGSKAPIANLADRVSLWFVPAVMALAVLAGVAWYAAGAEFAFALRIFVAVMVIACPCAMGLATPTSIMVGTGRGAQLGVLIKSGEALEHAGRLTALVFDKTGTLTVGSPHLTDVEALPDMAALPDVGGLTDTATAGAAGEAAPAHGGAPIDESALVRLAASLEALSEHPLAEAVAAGATERGLAPWPVRDFLAVPGKGVRGSVVTDDGAQRAVAIGNVAFMAAENVAGHDAPHVTARADALAEQGRTPLYMAVDGRMAALLGVADPLKPEAPAVVRRLRDMGVRVVMLTGDNRRTALAVARQAGIDDVRAEVLPDQKEQAVSALQAEGHVVGMVGDGINDAPALARAHVGIAMGTGIDVAVEAGDIVLLRGGLDGVLTALALSRATVRNIRQNLFWAFGYNVLGIPVAAGLLHAFGGPTLSPMIAGGAMALSSVSVVSNALRLRFFTPDGGAADGPETTPETNPEASPETSPDGGPGKNA is encoded by the coding sequence ATGACCACGCCCGAAGAATTGCCCGGTGTTTCGCAACAGTCTGCCCCTGCCTCCGGCACCTCTCCCGTCCCGGAAGGGGCCGTCGCACCCGACCAGTCCCGGCCCGACCTGACCCGGCAGACCCTGCCGGTGCGCGGCATGACCTGCGCGGTGTGCGCGGGCCGCATAGAGCGTATGGTGGGGCAGATGGACGGTGTGTCGCGCATCAGCGTGAACCTGGCCACCGAGACCATGGACGTGGCGTGGAACCCCGCCGCCCTGCATCTGGACGACATTGCCGAGCGGGTGAAGGATCTGGGCTTCGAGGCCGTGCTGCCGGACCCCGCATCCACCGCCGGACAGGATGACGGCCTGTTGCGCTACGCCGTGCGCGGCATGCACTGCGCGGCATGCTCCGCACGCATCGAGCGCGCCGTGGGCCAGATGGAGGGCGTGGCCGCCGTCACCGTCAGCCTGGCCACGGAAACGGCGCAGGTCACCCCGGCCCCCGGCCTTGGCCCGGACGCGACGGATGCCCTTGCCGCCGCCATTCCCGCGCGCATCGCGGACCTTGGCTTTTCGGCGGAACGCATCCTGCCCCGGCAGGATGCCGGCACCGCCCTGTGGGAAGCCCAGCGCGAGGAAGCCGCCGCCCGTCTGGCCCGCATGCGCGGCAAACTGGCGCGCGAATTCGCCTTCACCGTTCCGCTGCTGGTGCTGTCCATGGGCCATATGGCGGGCCTGCCCCTGCCCGCCTGGCTCGACCCGCACCACGCTCCGCTTGCATTCGCGCTGGCGCAGCTGCTGCTGACGCTGCCGGTGATGTGGTTCGGGCGCGATTTCTACCGCATCGGCTTCGGCAACCTGGCGCGCCGCGCCCCCAACATGGATTCGCTGGTGGCCGTGGGCACCGGCGCGGCCTTTGCCTACAGCCTGTGGAACACCGTGGAGATCGGCCTTGGGGTGGAGGTGGCCCGGCGGGTCATGGACCTGTACTACGAGTCGGCGGCGGTGCTCATCGCGCTGGTGTCGCTGGGCAAGTACTTCGAACTGCGCTCGCGCACCCGCACGTCAGAGGCCATCAAGGCCCTGATGGAACTTGCGCCGGACACCGCCCTGCGCATGGAGGGCGGCGAGGCGCGCGAAGTTCCCGTGGCGTCAGTAAGGGCCGGTGACCGGCTGCTGGTGCGGCCCGGCGCGCGCATTGCCGTTGACGGCGTGGTGGAGGAGGGCACCAGCAGCGTGGACGAGGCCATGCTGACCGGAGAAAGCCTGCCCGTGACCAAGAACCCCGGCGACGCGGTGGCGGGCGGCACCATCAACCGGCACGGCTCGTTCGTCATGCGGGCCGAGCGGGTGGGCGCGGACACCGTGCTGGCCCGGATCATCCGGCTGGTGCAGGATGCCCAGGGGTCGAAGGCCCCCATCGCCAACCTGGCCGACCGGGTGAGCCTGTGGTTCGTCCCGGCGGTGATGGCGCTGGCGGTGCTGGCTGGCGTGGCGTGGTATGCCGCCGGTGCGGAATTCGCCTTTGCCCTGCGCATCTTCGTGGCGGTGATGGTCATTGCCTGCCCCTGCGCCATGGGCCTTGCCACGCCCACGTCCATCATGGTGGGCACCGGGCGCGGCGCGCAACTGGGCGTGCTGATCAAGAGCGGCGAGGCGCTGGAACACGCCGGGCGGCTCACCGCGCTGGTGTTCGACAAGACCGGCACGCTTACTGTGGGCAGCCCGCACCTGACTGACGTGGAGGCCCTGCCGGATATGGCGGCCTTGCCGGACGTGGGGGGGCTGACGGATACCGCAACGGCGGGTGCGGCAGGGGAGGCCGCACCGGCCCACGGCGGTGCCCCCATTGACGAATCCGCGCTGGTGCGCCTGGCCGCCTCGCTGGAAGCCCTGTCGGAACACCCCCTGGCCGAGGCCGTGGCGGCAGGAGCCACGGAACGCGGCCTTGCCCCGTGGCCGGTGCGGGACTTTCTGGCCGTGCCGGGCAAGGGCGTGCGCGGCAGCGTCGTGACCGATGATGGTGCGCAGCGTGCCGTCGCCATTGGCAACGTGGCCTTCATGGCGGCGGAGAACGTGGCCGGGCACGATGCCCCCCATGTGACCGCCCGCGCCGATGCGCTGGCCGAGCAGGGCCGCACCCCGCTGTACATGGCCGTGGATGGCCGCATGGCCGCCCTGCTGGGCGTGGCCGACCCGCTGAAGCCGGAGGCCCCGGCGGTGGTGCGCCGCCTGCGGGACATGGGCGTGCGCGTGGTGATGCTGACCGGCGACAACCGCCGCACCGCCCTGGCCGTGGCGCGGCAGGCGGGCATCGACGACGTGCGGGCCGAAGTGCTGCCCGACCAGAAGGAACAGGCCGTCAGCGCGTTGCAGGCCGAAGGGCACGTGGTGGGCATGGTGGGCGACGGCATCAACGATGCCCCGGCCCTGGCCCGCGCCCACGTGGGCATCGCCATGGGCACCGGCATCGACGTGGCGGTGGAGGCGGGCGACATAGTGCTGCTGCGCGGCGGGCTGGACGGGGTGCTCACGGCCCTTGCCCTCAGCCGGGCCACGGTGCGCAACATCCGCCAGAACCTGTTCTGGGCCTTCGGCTACAACGTGCTGGGCATTCCCGTGGCGGCGGGGCTGCTGCACGCCTTTGGCGGGCCCACCCTGTCGCCAATGATCGCGGGCGGGGCCATGGCCCTTTCGTCGGTTTCCGTGGTCAGCAATGCGTTGCGGCTGCGCTTTTTCACCCCGGATGGCGGGGCGGCAGATGGACCTGAGACCACCCCTGAGACCAACCCGGAGGCCAGCCCCGAGACCAGTCCGGATGGCGGGCCGGGGAAGAACGCATAG
- a CDS encoding hydrogenase maturation nickel metallochaperone HypA, which translates to MSVASSVISIVQEELAKHSATRLLLVRVRFGALANLVPEAMEFAFEAMTIGTDFEGAKLELAMAPVKLLCGGCGKEFEPQGKELLFAPCPACGEEAGHHVLAGRELYVEHIEAE; encoded by the coding sequence ATGTCCGTCGCATCCAGCGTCATCTCCATCGTTCAGGAAGAACTGGCCAAGCACTCCGCAACCCGGCTTCTGCTGGTGCGCGTGCGCTTTGGCGCGCTGGCCAACCTGGTGCCCGAGGCCATGGAATTCGCCTTCGAGGCCATGACCATCGGCACCGACTTCGAGGGCGCCAAGCTGGAACTGGCCATGGCCCCGGTGAAGTTGCTGTGCGGCGGCTGCGGCAAGGAGTTCGAGCCGCAGGGCAAGGAACTGCTGTTCGCGCCCTGCCCCGCCTGCGGCGAGGAGGCCGGGCACCACGTGCTGGCCGGGCGCGAGTTGTACGTCGAACACATCGAAGCCGAATAG
- a CDS encoding winged helix-turn-helix domain-containing protein: MLILLRTADARIAAHLTAPLAEAGLRLVVEMPSFADGRVQPPEGTTPVMLPKPDALVADLDLLVPPRPGRETGGDDADSADTDGDASPISASGISPGIPPGIPLILLHAATARQESRRVRAAGLPPSARLLRVPFSAGALVTALRAAGLAAPPGRGPLATGVLALGDIVFDPVSGRATRDFRPLSLHPQERLLLELLLRRAGSVVQREDIAHWCLDYATPIPEIDSHAPHAPHAPHAVDVLVSRLRRTLARAAGSGVPGATSGTRLRTVRGVGYRLEAG, encoded by the coding sequence ATGCTGATCCTGCTCCGCACCGCCGACGCGCGCATCGCCGCGCACCTGACCGCCCCCCTGGCCGAAGCCGGGCTGCGGCTGGTGGTGGAAATGCCTTCCTTTGCGGATGGGCGGGTACAACCCCCGGAAGGTACGACACCGGTTATGCTTCCGAAGCCGGACGCACTGGTGGCCGACCTGGACCTGCTGGTCCCGCCGCGCCCGGGCCGTGAAACGGGCGGTGATGACGCGGACAGTGCCGACACGGACGGCGATGCGTCCCCCATTTCCGCTTCCGGCATTTCCCCCGGCATTCCCCCCGGCATCCCGTTGATCCTGCTGCATGCCGCCACGGCCCGGCAGGAATCGCGCCGCGTGCGCGCTGCGGGGCTGCCCCCCTCAGCCCGCCTGTTGCGCGTGCCGTTCTCTGCCGGGGCGCTGGTCACCGCGTTGCGGGCAGCGGGACTGGCGGCCCCGCCCGGCAGGGGACCGCTGGCCACCGGCGTGCTGGCACTGGGCGACATCGTGTTCGACCCGGTCAGCGGACGCGCCACCCGTGACTTCCGCCCCCTTTCCCTGCACCCGCAGGAACGGTTGCTGCTGGAACTGCTGCTGCGCCGGGCGGGCAGCGTGGTGCAACGGGAAGATATCGCCCACTGGTGCCTGGATTACGCCACGCCAATTCCGGAAATTGATTCCCATGCGCCCCATGCGCCACATGCGCCACATGCAGTAGACGTGCTGGTCTCGCGCCTGCGGCGTACGCTGGCACGCGCGGCAGGCTCCGGCGTTCCCGGCGCCACCAGCGGCACGCGCCTGCGCACGGTGCGCGGCGTCGGCTACCGGCTGGAAGCGGGCTGA